In Fluviispira sanaruensis, a genomic segment contains:
- a CDS encoding response regulator — protein MKKRNFGDQTFAKRVAALNKKAMAHEHVVNLDAYRAASRRPEAKTILVVDDEPVMRNAIKRIFEKDNFRVLIAKDAMELSKIIEDTKLDLVLLDIQLPWVDGYELCALLKSHPLLKNLPVAFVSGNKTEEDIRKGFDAGCDEYITKPFEVEAIQRMVNQLLLKTS, from the coding sequence ATGAAAAAACGAAATTTTGGAGACCAGACTTTTGCTAAAAGAGTTGCTGCTCTTAACAAAAAAGCTATGGCTCATGAGCATGTTGTTAATTTAGATGCCTATAGAGCCGCTTCACGCAGACCAGAAGCAAAAACAATTCTTGTTGTCGACGATGAACCCGTTATGCGCAATGCTATTAAAAGAATTTTTGAAAAAGATAATTTTAGAGTTTTAATTGCAAAAGATGCAATGGAACTTTCTAAAATAATTGAAGACACAAAACTTGATCTCGTTTTACTCGATATTCAACTCCCATGGGTTGATGGATATGAATTGTGCGCCCTGCTAAAGTCACATCCTCTCCTGAAAAATTTGCCAGTGGCTTTTGTTTCAGGCAATAAAACAGAAGAGGATATTCGCAAAGGCTTTGATGCAGGTTGTGATGAATACATTACAAAACCTTTTGAGGTAGAAGCAATTCAGCGAATGGTGAATCAACTATTGTTGAAAACGAGTTAG
- a CDS encoding GNAT family N-acetyltransferase, protein MKDSDYRFCLLNDDYFMQAKSCLIKVFIKNEPMGKHLKLSEHELTEFVEGLLIHAFPQKLSWIAIDKSTEKLVAVRVLTDAFNDYSPSIRSSENFKIIFNFLESLYINHEHILQVKKATLLHTWMTAVKEEHHQKGLLKALFKHGAHWAKKQGFQHCIGEATNIHNLNFLKKYTQFSELNSIEYKKFAYNNSYPFQNLEEHFEGALYYYPLEYFPEVEKDIFAIN, encoded by the coding sequence ATGAAAGATTCAGATTACCGCTTTTGTTTATTAAATGATGACTATTTTATGCAAGCAAAATCTTGTTTAATTAAAGTTTTTATTAAAAATGAACCAATGGGCAAGCATTTAAAACTCAGTGAGCATGAATTAACAGAATTTGTCGAAGGATTATTAATACATGCTTTCCCGCAAAAACTGTCATGGATAGCAATCGATAAATCTACAGAAAAGCTTGTTGCAGTAAGAGTTTTAACAGATGCATTTAACGATTATTCTCCAAGTATTCGTTCATCAGAGAATTTTAAAATTATTTTTAACTTTCTAGAATCACTTTACATAAACCACGAGCATATTTTACAGGTGAAAAAAGCAACCTTGCTCCACACATGGATGACCGCTGTGAAAGAAGAACACCATCAAAAAGGATTATTAAAAGCACTTTTTAAACATGGAGCTCATTGGGCTAAAAAACAAGGATTTCAGCACTGCATAGGTGAGGCAACCAATATACATAATCTTAATTTCCTAAAAAAATACACCCAATTTTCAGAGTTGAACTCAATTGAATACAAAAAATTTGCGTACAACAATTCCTATCCTTTTCAAAATCTGGAAGAACATTTTGAGGGAGCTTTATATTATTACCCCTTAGAATATTTTCCAGAAGTTGAGAAAGATATTTTTGCTATAAATTAG
- a CDS encoding ABC transporter ATP-binding protein: protein MIEVKGLVKLFGDRKVLHGLNFSVGTGRVCGFLGPNGSGKSTTMDILAGLLGPSSGSVQICGYDIVEQAQDVKAHVGYLPDNPPLYKEMRVRDFVQYVAKLRGISGKDRKSAVERVIEDCDVSDVTERIIGNLSKGYRQRVALCAALIHRPEVLILDEPTEGLDPNQILHIRKLIKKIASERTVILSSHILSEVQATCDEVIIINNGHIAAKTSIKNDNSKPLYYLYTFASKTEHALHWFQQRNYVKSAKSLSQKNNSILVEFGNEFWADSGGENIANVTEQIVQQNFPLIGIEEKKEGLEEIFFEVIRSQPGHHQAQISPTGEII from the coding sequence ATGATTGAAGTAAAAGGACTTGTTAAACTCTTTGGCGATCGAAAAGTTTTACATGGTTTAAACTTTTCGGTTGGTACTGGGCGAGTTTGCGGGTTTTTAGGACCGAATGGTTCTGGGAAATCAACAACAATGGACATTTTAGCGGGTTTATTGGGACCAAGTTCTGGAAGTGTCCAGATCTGTGGTTATGATATCGTGGAACAAGCACAAGATGTTAAAGCCCATGTGGGTTATCTCCCTGATAATCCTCCATTATATAAGGAAATGCGGGTTCGAGATTTTGTTCAATATGTCGCAAAATTGAGAGGTATAAGTGGAAAAGATAGGAAATCTGCTGTTGAAAGAGTGATAGAAGATTGTGATGTGAGTGATGTCACGGAAAGGATAATTGGGAATTTATCGAAAGGTTATCGGCAACGCGTAGCGCTATGCGCTGCTCTTATCCATCGACCAGAGGTTTTAATCCTTGATGAACCGACCGAAGGTCTCGATCCCAATCAAATTTTACATATTAGAAAATTAATAAAAAAAATAGCAAGTGAACGAACTGTTATTTTAAGTTCGCATATTTTATCTGAAGTGCAAGCTACATGTGATGAAGTTATTATTATAAATAATGGTCATATTGCAGCAAAAACTTCAATTAAAAATGATAATTCAAAACCGTTGTATTATTTATATACATTTGCTTCAAAAACAGAACATGCTTTGCATTGGTTTCAGCAAAGAAATTATGTAAAATCTGCAAAATCATTGTCACAGAAAAACAATTCTATATTGGTCGAATTTGGAAATGAGTTTTGGGCTGACTCGGGGGGAGAAAATATTGCTAATGTAACAGAACAGATCGTTCAACAAAATTTTCCTTTAATAGGTATTGAAGAAAAAAAAGAGGGTCTCGAAGAAATATTTTTTGAAGTGATTCGTTCACAACCTGGTCATCATCAGGCTCAAATATCCCCTACAGGAGAAATTATATGA
- a CDS encoding pyridoxal phosphate-dependent decarboxylase family protein has product MEQDFKKALNIISDWILEYSTLKDNLPVSPKIKFGDIYKQIPKSPPENPESFATLFADFKQMILPGLMHWQSNKFFGLFPSTTSPPSVLAEMLIATLNVQCMNWTASPAATELEISVMEWLRDLIGLPKDFTGVLQDSASSSTLIATLIAREKATDYASNLKGTGIAPLVAYCSSEAHFSIEKGIKIAGIGSQNLRKIPTCENQKMNTDILLSSIEEDIKNGFKPFLVVAALGTTGSTAIDDLEKISAITKKYNLWFHIDAAYAGAALILPEIRDLAKGYELADSLVFNPHKWLLTSFECSAFFLKEKNNLVKTFSVKTPEYLKETHHAENTNFSDWSLGLGRRFRALKLWFVIRWYGTDKLREIIRNHISLGQKMENWIADNAEYEILTQRNFNLICFRLRSSDEVNLKIIDHINASGKFFLGHTKINNQVAIRIVFGQIDIQEDHLRAFWNEIQEVAEKLKEEM; this is encoded by the coding sequence ATGGAACAAGATTTTAAAAAAGCTTTAAATATTATTTCTGATTGGATTCTAGAATATAGCACCCTGAAAGATAACTTACCTGTTTCGCCTAAAATAAAATTTGGAGATATCTATAAACAAATTCCAAAAAGTCCACCAGAAAACCCAGAGAGCTTTGCCACGCTCTTTGCTGATTTCAAACAAATGATTCTTCCTGGCTTAATGCACTGGCAAAGCAATAAGTTTTTTGGGCTTTTTCCAAGTACAACCAGCCCTCCCTCTGTTCTCGCCGAAATGCTTATTGCAACTTTAAATGTTCAATGTATGAACTGGACAGCATCCCCAGCGGCAACCGAACTTGAGATCAGCGTTATGGAATGGTTGAGAGATCTTATTGGCTTACCTAAAGATTTCACAGGCGTCCTCCAAGACTCTGCTTCAAGTTCAACTTTAATTGCCACACTGATCGCACGTGAAAAAGCAACTGATTATGCCAGCAATTTAAAAGGCACAGGAATAGCTCCTCTCGTTGCCTATTGCTCAAGTGAAGCTCATTTTTCTATTGAGAAAGGCATTAAAATAGCTGGAATTGGCAGTCAAAATTTAAGAAAAATACCCACCTGTGAAAATCAGAAAATGAACACTGATATTCTTCTTTCCAGTATTGAAGAAGATATCAAAAATGGTTTTAAACCCTTTTTAGTGGTTGCTGCTCTTGGAACCACAGGCTCAACCGCAATCGATGACTTAGAAAAAATATCCGCAATTACAAAAAAATATAATTTATGGTTCCATATCGATGCCGCCTATGCGGGGGCAGCACTTATTCTTCCAGAAATAAGAGATCTAGCAAAAGGATATGAACTTGCTGATAGTCTTGTGTTTAATCCGCATAAATGGCTCTTAACTTCATTTGAATGCTCTGCATTTTTCCTAAAAGAAAAGAACAATTTAGTCAAAACATTTTCAGTTAAAACACCTGAATATTTGAAAGAAACTCATCATGCGGAGAATACAAATTTTAGCGATTGGAGTCTTGGTCTTGGCAGACGCTTCCGTGCACTCAAGCTTTGGTTCGTTATCCGCTGGTATGGAACAGATAAATTACGAGAAATAATAAGGAATCATATCTCTCTTGGGCAAAAAATGGAGAATTGGATAGCAGACAATGCCGAATACGAAATACTCACCCAAAGAAATTTTAATCTCATTTGTTTTCGTCTTCGTTCTTCAGACGAAGTAAATTTAAAAATTATTGATCATATTAACGCATCTGGAAAATTCTTTTTAGGCCATACGAAAATAAATAATCAAGTCGCTATCCGTATTGTATTTGGGCAAATTGATATTCAAGAAGATCATTTAAGAGCATTTTGGAATGAAATCCAAGAAGTTGCTGAAAAATTAAAAGAGGAAATGTAA
- a CDS encoding NAD-dependent epimerase/dehydratase family protein — MKQVVIVGGSGLVGNHILNVLAHKQDIAVTSLVRKVVGDANIPSISEMIFNFEDINEYKKIGSEIKCDIFFCCIGTTIRKAKSAENFLKVDRDYPISFIENIKKNSPKTLFVFVSSIGAANPRGLYLSAKSEVENALRKSLLPYIIARPSLLIGKRKEFRPAEQLGGIIFNKIDNFLKKINISEALAINKYVPIKATEVAECLVHRAIHYDKTVPGIVIEGRDFSNVTNS; from the coding sequence ATGAAGCAAGTTGTTATTGTAGGCGGCAGTGGTCTTGTCGGAAATCATATTTTAAATGTTTTAGCGCATAAACAAGATATAGCAGTCACTTCTCTCGTACGAAAAGTGGTTGGAGACGCTAATATCCCTTCAATAAGTGAAATGATCTTTAATTTTGAAGATATAAATGAATATAAAAAAATCGGTTCAGAAATTAAGTGCGATATTTTTTTCTGTTGTATTGGCACAACTATTCGCAAAGCAAAATCAGCTGAGAATTTTTTAAAAGTTGATCGTGATTACCCTATTTCATTTATTGAAAATATCAAAAAAAACTCACCAAAAACATTATTTGTTTTTGTCTCCAGCATTGGGGCTGCAAACCCGCGAGGTCTTTATTTAAGTGCAAAAAGCGAAGTCGAAAATGCATTGAGAAAGAGTCTGTTACCTTATATTATCGCTCGACCAAGTTTACTTATTGGTAAAAGAAAAGAGTTTCGTCCAGCTGAGCAATTGGGTGGAATTATTTTCAATAAAATAGACAACTTTCTTAAAAAAATAAATATCAGCGAAGCACTTGCTATTAATAAATATGTTCCTATTAAAGCGACAGAAGTTGCAGAATGTCTCGTGCATAGAGCGATTCATTATGACAAAACTGTACCTGGAATCGTTATAGAAGGCAGAGATTTTAGTAATGTAACTAATTCCTGA
- a CDS encoding class I SAM-dependent methyltransferase, producing the protein MNALHFNLNIENGNMNYYQETTKCPHCFSFKTSLLQKSYVQLQNNNRSYNFFQCYDCTLVFLKNPPSEIAMEEFYHKKYLPHLGSKAWGRFSKLVDFGQYRLDLKKYSYIKKFYPNINKSSKILDYGCGNPTFLLMTQTKTKAQCFGLDLSSQGWDKIPESKLKNIKLIKGSFDKIDEKDKFNIITLWHVLEHEYDPILVLKNLREKIMSDGILIVEVPNYDSFFVKIQKGFWAGYHTPRHTVVFNKKTLINAVSKANWEIIQYYRYGTLDAFTLWWLGRQEKVMHKNKITKINFENKFFSYLFLKVLTTPFFILENFLSLGVQIIVAKPKT; encoded by the coding sequence ATGAACGCTTTGCATTTTAATTTAAATATCGAAAATGGTAATATGAATTATTATCAAGAAACAACTAAATGTCCACATTGCTTTTCATTCAAAACATCCTTATTGCAGAAAAGTTACGTGCAATTGCAAAATAATAATAGATCTTACAATTTTTTTCAGTGTTATGATTGCACACTTGTATTTTTGAAAAATCCGCCTAGCGAAATTGCGATGGAAGAGTTTTATCATAAAAAATATTTGCCTCACTTGGGTAGCAAAGCTTGGGGAAGGTTTTCAAAGCTTGTTGACTTTGGGCAATATAGACTTGATTTAAAAAAATATTCTTACATAAAAAAATTTTATCCAAATATAAATAAATCTTCTAAAATTCTTGATTATGGATGTGGCAATCCAACTTTTTTGCTAATGACGCAAACGAAAACAAAAGCTCAGTGTTTTGGCTTAGATTTGTCTTCTCAAGGCTGGGATAAAATCCCTGAAAGTAAATTAAAAAATATTAAATTGATCAAAGGTTCTTTCGATAAAATTGATGAAAAAGATAAATTCAATATTATAACTCTTTGGCACGTTTTAGAACATGAATACGATCCAATCCTTGTTCTTAAAAATTTAAGAGAAAAAATTATGTCAGATGGTATTCTCATAGTCGAAGTGCCTAATTATGATTCATTTTTTGTAAAGATTCAAAAAGGATTTTGGGCAGGATATCATACACCTCGTCATACAGTTGTGTTTAATAAAAAAACACTTATAAATGCAGTAAGCAAAGCAAATTGGGAAATTATACAATATTATAGGTACGGAACGCTTGATGCATTTACTCTTTGGTGGTTGGGCAGACAAGAAAAAGTAATGCATAAAAATAAAATAACTAAAATTAACTTTGAGAATAAATTTTTTTCGTATTTATTTTTAAAAGTTTTGACTACCCCATTTTTTATCTTAGAAAATTTTTTAAGCCTTGGGGTACAGATAATTGTAGCAAAACCAAAAACATAA
- a CDS encoding 2OG-Fe(II) oxygenase produces MDKLIIEKTIELKQKSIENLIQKGTLALIVENFYAPELCDSLYNKLRVDKNSEIYTHETIENNKLVLQNYGVNRIGIPFNLTYNTTDEEIINSYYREAQVARERLRKHCYPAFTPIDKLRLNLDEVFVPGATVAHFQNKKMLTGIGRISSESLSYLSELQPHFDALPLKYAAFDKQLAANIYLNTPEEGGELELWNSPDLTPLSQVPKNWRDELPPSIKIKPKKGDLIIFNCRKPHAICAFKGKERITMQVFIGYKDGMPLMLWN; encoded by the coding sequence ATGGATAAATTAATAATAGAAAAAACTATAGAATTAAAGCAAAAATCAATTGAAAACCTAATACAAAAAGGTACATTAGCACTCATTGTAGAGAATTTTTATGCTCCCGAACTATGTGATTCACTCTATAATAAACTCAGAGTAGATAAAAATTCAGAAATATATACTCATGAAACGATAGAAAACAATAAATTAGTCCTGCAAAACTATGGAGTCAATCGTATTGGGATACCTTTTAATTTAACTTATAATACGACTGATGAAGAGATTATAAATTCATATTACCGCGAAGCTCAAGTAGCCAGAGAAAGATTAAGAAAACATTGCTACCCTGCATTTACTCCTATCGATAAATTACGTTTAAATTTAGATGAAGTTTTTGTTCCTGGCGCTACCGTTGCGCATTTTCAAAATAAAAAAATGTTGACAGGAATTGGAAGAATAAGTTCAGAATCACTTTCATACTTATCTGAACTTCAACCGCATTTTGATGCTCTTCCTTTAAAGTATGCCGCATTCGATAAACAATTAGCAGCGAATATCTATCTCAACACCCCTGAAGAGGGGGGTGAACTTGAATTGTGGAATTCTCCCGATTTAACACCTTTATCTCAAGTTCCAAAAAACTGGCGCGACGAATTACCTCCATCTATTAAAATAAAACCCAAAAAAGGTGACCTCATTATATTTAACTGTAGAAAGCCTCACGCTATTTGCGCATTTAAAGGTAAAGAAAGAATAACAATGCAAGTATTTATTGGCTATAAAGACGGCATGCCACTCATGCTATGGAATTAA
- a CDS encoding NAD(P)H-binding protein, giving the protein MTEKPIIVIAGATGFIGKNLIAELADKYTLKALSRKETKSDDIQWVKCDLYNLRETEEALKGADVLIYLVHSMNKGTRLTQAKFEDLDLIIADNVAKSAKKCQVKQIIYLGGIIPHDEVMLSRHLKSREEVETILSCSGVPLTRIRAAIIIGAGSTSFKMVYSLVKRLKVMICPSWANSYSYPVDVEDIVRMISLCIANKETYNETIDAYGPEKITYIEFMHLTARVMGLKRYIFPISISTLYLSKFWVVLITGQYFEIVSPLVDSLKYNMIPKNIKLFQKYIPNPISLRKSLEKAIAKEKEIQDNSVKQQNSNFLENNVRSVQRLSLPSGWNAIDVAQEYTKWLPKFLFFFIRSKIDGEYIHFKLFGLTLLTLFHSFDRSSLDRQLFYIRGGFLVKKPVFANARLEFRISPHEQSVVAAIHDFYPSLPWYIYRFTQAIAHALVMEMFNKFLREKSV; this is encoded by the coding sequence ATGACTGAAAAACCAATCATTGTTATAGCTGGAGCAACGGGATTCATAGGTAAGAATTTAATTGCAGAACTAGCAGATAAATATACACTTAAGGCACTGAGTCGTAAAGAAACCAAAAGTGATGATATTCAATGGGTGAAATGTGATTTATATAATTTAAGAGAAACAGAAGAGGCTTTGAAAGGAGCAGATGTTCTAATTTATTTAGTGCATTCGATGAATAAAGGGACAAGGTTAACCCAAGCTAAGTTTGAAGATCTTGACCTTATAATTGCAGATAATGTGGCAAAATCAGCCAAAAAATGTCAGGTAAAGCAAATAATATATCTGGGTGGTATTATTCCTCACGATGAGGTTATGTTATCTCGTCATTTAAAAAGTCGAGAAGAAGTTGAAACAATTTTAAGTTGTTCAGGTGTGCCTCTCACAAGAATACGTGCGGCAATTATAATTGGTGCAGGGAGTACTTCATTTAAAATGGTATATTCGCTCGTGAAACGTTTGAAAGTTATGATTTGCCCAAGTTGGGCAAATTCATATTCTTATCCAGTCGATGTGGAAGATATTGTAAGAATGATTTCTCTCTGTATCGCAAATAAGGAAACATACAATGAAACTATCGATGCCTATGGTCCAGAAAAAATAACTTATATTGAATTTATGCATTTAACTGCGAGAGTAATGGGATTAAAACGCTATATTTTCCCCATTTCCATTTCAACTTTATATCTTTCAAAATTTTGGGTTGTGCTCATCACTGGTCAGTATTTTGAAATTGTTTCTCCATTAGTAGATAGTTTAAAATATAATATGATTCCAAAAAATATAAAATTATTCCAGAAATATATACCTAATCCAATCTCATTGAGAAAATCACTTGAAAAAGCCATTGCCAAAGAAAAAGAGATTCAAGATAATTCAGTTAAGCAACAAAATTCTAATTTTTTGGAAAATAACGTTCGATCTGTTCAACGTTTATCTTTACCGAGTGGTTGGAATGCAATAGATGTTGCACAAGAATATACGAAATGGTTACCAAAGTTTTTATTCTTTTTTATTAGATCAAAAATAGATGGTGAATATATTCATTTTAAATTATTTGGCTTAACTTTATTAACATTATTTCATTCGTTTGATCGGAGTTCTCTCGATCGGCAATTGTTTTATATTAGGGGAGGATTTTTAGTTAAGAAACCTGTATTTGCCAATGCTCGATTGGAATTTCGTATTTCTCCACACGAGCAGTCTGTCGTAGCTGCTATTCACGATTTTTACCCATCTTTACCCTGGTATATATATCGTTTTACGCAAGCAATTGCCCATGCATTGGTCATGGAAATGTTTAATAAATTCTTAAGAGAAAAATCTGTATAA
- a CDS encoding SDR family NAD(P)-dependent oxidoreductase → MSIDEKNVLLINGCYSTIAQELIRIEGNEKKVIGLVRNKREEINNVEIFSADATQPDEVKSTVETIYEKIGAIHEYVHLIGSIIIKPLHQTSIEEWKNTFELNLNSIFYSLKSILPIMQKQKYGSIVLISSVAAEVGLTNHEAISAAKGAVESLVRSLSMTYANSGIRVNCVAPSLINTKMSVHLVKNDMVVRATSAMNAIKRIGEPTDVAEAISYLLSPKSSFITGQILHVDGGLTHVRTPPKI, encoded by the coding sequence ATGTCTATAGATGAAAAAAATGTATTACTTATAAACGGATGCTATTCAACAATTGCTCAAGAACTCATAAGAATTGAAGGAAATGAAAAAAAAGTAATTGGCTTAGTTCGAAATAAGCGTGAAGAAATAAATAATGTAGAGATTTTTTCAGCAGATGCGACACAACCCGATGAAGTAAAGTCAACGGTAGAGACCATTTATGAAAAAATAGGAGCAATCCATGAATATGTTCACCTCATCGGTTCAATTATTATAAAACCACTTCATCAAACTTCAATTGAGGAATGGAAAAATACATTTGAGTTGAATTTAAATAGTATATTTTACTCATTAAAATCTATTTTGCCGATCATGCAAAAGCAAAAATATGGTTCAATTGTTCTCATCTCATCTGTTGCTGCTGAAGTTGGTTTAACTAACCATGAAGCCATTTCTGCAGCTAAAGGCGCGGTAGAATCACTCGTAAGGAGTTTAAGTATGACATATGCAAATTCTGGAATAAGAGTGAATTGTGTTGCACCTTCATTGATAAATACAAAAATGTCTGTGCATTTAGTTAAAAATGATATGGTTGTGCGAGCAACTTCTGCAATGAATGCTATCAAAAGAATTGGAGAGCCAACAGACGTAGCAGAAGCTATTTCATATTTATTAAGTCCAAAAAGTTCTTTTATAACTGGGCAGATTCTTCATGTCGATGGTGGCTTGACCCATGTGAGGACTCCCCCTAAAATTTAG
- a CDS encoding aspartate kinase yields the protein MSPKKKCIVLKFGGASVRSPESFSSIADIILQRKKEYERVVVVVSAMGSTTDDLIALAMKVNPNPPRRELDMLISVGERISVALLAMALSAKGSEAISFTGSQSGILTTNDHSDAKIVNVKPHRLIPHLESGKIVIVAGFQGMSLAGEITTLGRGGSDTTAVALAIALKAELVEFFKDVYGIYNIDPKLDKQAKLLSILSHKEVLKIVNEGAKVLHARCVLLAEKNAVPLKVLPFAHYEEKNVGTLIESNEKTDLHISYEV from the coding sequence ATGAGCCCTAAAAAAAAATGTATTGTTCTTAAATTTGGGGGAGCGTCGGTGCGTTCTCCTGAATCTTTTTCATCTATTGCAGATATCATTTTACAGCGCAAAAAAGAATATGAAAGAGTTGTAGTTGTCGTGAGTGCTATGGGCAGCACGACTGACGATCTTATTGCTTTGGCAATGAAAGTAAATCCCAACCCACCACGGCGTGAACTTGATATGCTCATTTCCGTAGGAGAACGTATCAGTGTTGCTTTGCTTGCCATGGCTCTTTCCGCAAAAGGGAGTGAAGCAATCAGTTTTACCGGAAGTCAATCTGGTATATTAACGACAAACGATCACTCCGACGCTAAAATTGTAAACGTAAAACCTCACCGTCTCATTCCACACTTAGAATCCGGAAAAATCGTTATCGTTGCAGGCTTTCAAGGAATGAGTCTTGCAGGCGAAATAACAACCTTAGGCCGAGGGGGGTCGGACACTACAGCTGTTGCCCTTGCGATTGCTTTAAAAGCAGAACTTGTTGAGTTTTTTAAAGACGTTTATGGTATTTATAATATTGACCCTAAGCTTGACAAACAAGCAAAATTATTGTCAATATTAAGCCACAAAGAGGTATTAAAAATCGTAAATGAGGGTGCTAAAGTTCTCCATGCACGTTGTGTACTTCTTGCCGAAAAAAATGCAGTGCCACTGAAAGTTCTGCCCTTTGCTCATTATGAAGAAAAAAATGTTGGCACTCTTATTGAATCAAACGAAAAAACGGATTTACATATTTCCTACGAAGTTTGA